One genomic segment of Xyrauchen texanus isolate HMW12.3.18 chromosome 5, RBS_HiC_50CHRs, whole genome shotgun sequence includes these proteins:
- the LOC127643459 gene encoding sodium/potassium-transporting ATPase subunit alpha-1-like, giving the protein MGLGTGFDKYKLAATSEDGAKKPKKGKKKQKDMEELKKEVELEDHKLTLDELHRKYGTDLTRGLSAFQAREILARDGPNALTPPVTTPEWVKFCKQLFGGFQTLLWIGAFLCFFAYSIQAASEDEPARDNLYLGLVLAFVVTVNGCFSYYQEAKSSRIMESFKNLVPQQALVVRDGEKKVINAEEVVVGDLVEVKGGDRIPADLRIISAQGCKVDNSSLTGESEPQSRTPDFSSENPLETRNIAFFSTNCVEGGARGVVINTGDRTVMGRIATLASSLEGGQTPIAKEIEHFIHIITGVAVFLGVSFLILSVILGYTWLEGVIFLIGIIVANVPEGLPATVTVCLTLTAKRMAKKNCLVKNLEAVETLGSTTTICSDKTGTLTQNRMTVAHMWFDNHIHVADTTENQSGTAFVRSSATWAALARVAGLCNRAVFLAEQSHLPVLQRLTAGDASESALLKCIELCCGSVSEMRDNYTKVAEIPFNSTNKYQLSVHKNPNSSESKHLLVMKGAPERILDRCSSILIEGKEQALDDEMKDSFQNAYVELGGLGERVLGFCHFSLPDDQFPEGFAFDSEEVNFPTENLCFIGLMSMIDPPRAAVPDAVTKCRSAGIKVIMVTGDHPITAKAIARGVGIISEGNETVDDIAARLKIPVGEVNPRDAKACVVHGGELKNMRDEDLDEILQHHTEIVFARTSPQQKLIIVEGCQRQGAIVAVTGDGVNDSPALKKADIGVAMGIAGSDVSKQAADMILLDDNFASIVTGVEEGRLIFDNLKKSIAYTLTSKIPEMSPFLMFVLVGIPLPLGTVTILCIDLGTDMVPAISLAYETAESDIMKRQPRDAKTDHLVNERLISMSYGQIGMMQAVGGFFTYFVILAENGFLPRDLVGIRMGWEDRYVNDLEDSYGQQWTYERRKIVEYTCHTAFFTSIVIVQWTDLLICKTRRLSIVQQGMKNRVLTFGLFVETALAAFLSYCPGMDVAVRMYPMKPLWWFCAFPYSLLIFIYDEIRKYIIRRNPGGWVEQETYY; this is encoded by the exons ATGGGGCTTGGG ACGGGGTTTGATAAGTACAAATTGGCAGCAACTTCCGAAGATGGCGCCAAAAAGCCCAAAAAAGGAAAGAAGAAGCAGAAGGACATGGAGGAGTTGAAGAAAGAAGTGGAACTG GAAGATCACAAGTTGACCTTGGATGAGCTTCACCGCAAATACGGCACTGACCTGACCAGG gGCTTGTCTGCTTTCCAAGCAAGGGAGATCTTAGCTCGTGATGGACCAAATGCCCTGACTCCACCTGTTACTACCCCAGAATGGGTCAAGTTCTGCAAACAGCTCTTTGGTGGATTCCAAACTCTACTATGGATTGGTGCATTTCTTTGCTTCTTTGCATATTCAATCCAGGCCGCCTCTGAAGACGAACCAGCAAGAGACAAT ctGTATCTGGGACTTGTACTTGCTTTTGTGGTCACAGTCAATGGATGCTTCTCATACTATCAAGAGGCCAAGAGCTCTAGGATCATGGAATCTTTTAAGAACCTCGTTCCACAG CAAGCCCTTGTTGTTCGTGATGGTGAGAAAAAGGTCATCAATGCTGAGGAGGTAGTCGTAGGTGATCTCGTGGAGGTCAAAGGCGGTGACAGAATTCCAGCTGATCTTCGTATCATCTCTGCACAAGGCTGCAAG GTGGACAACTCTTCCCTCACTGGTGAATCTGAGCCCCAGTCTCGGACTCCAGATTTCTCCAGTGAAAACCCCCTGGAGACAAGGAACATTGCGTTTTTCTCTACGAACTGTGTTGAAG GTGGTGCCAGAGGTGTTGTCATTAATACTGGTGACCGTACCGTCATGGGTCGCATCGCCACCCTTGCCTCCAGTCTGGAAGGTGGACAAACTCCAATTGCTAAAGAGATTGAGCACTTCATTCACATCATCACTGGCGTAGCGGTCTTCCTGGGTGTGTCCTTCTTAATCCTTTCTGTGATTCTTGGCTACACTTGGTTGGAAGGTGTCATTTTCCTTATTGGAATCATTGTTGCTAATGTACCTGAGGGTCTCCCTGCAACTGTAACT GTGTGTCTGACTCTGACCGCCAAACGTATGGCAAAGAAGAACTGCCTGGTGAAGAATCTTGAAGCTGTGGAGACTCTTGGTTCAACAACAACCATCTGCTCTGACAAGACTGGAACTTTGACCCAGAACCGAATGACCGTGGCTCACATGTGGTTTGACAATCACATTCATGTAGCGGACACTACAGAGAACCAGAGTGGAACCGCCTTTGTCAGGAGCTCAGCTACTTGGGCCGCCCTTGCACGTGTCGCTGGCCTGTGCAACCGTGCTGTTTTCCTTGCTGAACAGAGTCATCTACCAGTTCTTCAG AGACTAACAGCCGGAGATGCCTCAGAGTCTGCTCTGTTAAAGTGTATTGAGCTTTGCTGTGGTTCAGTCAGTGAAATGAGAGATAATTACACAAAGGTTGCTGAAATCCCTTTCAACTCCACCAACAAATACCAG CTCTCTGTCCACAAGAATCCTAATTCCTCAGAGTCTAAgcacctgctggtgatgaaaggcGCCCCTGAGAGAATCTTGGATAGATGCTCCTCCATTTTGATTGAAGGAAAAGAACAGGCTTTAGATGATGAAATGAAAGATTCTTTCCAGAATGCTTATGTAGAACTCGGAGGTCTTGGAGAAAGAGTGCTGG GTTTCTGCCACTTTTCCCTCCCTGATGACCAGTTTCCTGAAGGTTTTGCATTTGATTCTGAAGAAGTGAACTTCCCCACTGAGAACCTGTGTTTCATTGGCCTTATGTCCATGATTGACCCTCCTCGGGCTGCTGTACCAGATGCAGTGACCAAGTGTCGGAGTGCTGGAATAAAG GTTATCATGGTTACTGGTGACCACCCAATTACAGCCAAGGCTATTGCAAGGGGTGTTGGCATTATCTCTGAAGGCAATGAGACCGTGGATGATATTGCAGCTCGGCTGAAAATCCCTGTTGGGGAGGTGAATCCAAG AGATGCTAAGGCCTGTGTGGTCCATGGTGGAGAACTGAAGAATATGAGAGATGAAGACCTGGATGAGATCCTGCAACACCATACAGAAATTGTGTTTGCCAGAACTTCTCCACAGCAAAAGCTGATCATTGTAGAAGGCTGCCAGCGACAG GGTGCCATTGTAGCTGTAACCGGAGATGGTGTCAATGATTCTCCTGCTCTGAAGAAGGCTGACATTGGTGTGGCTATGGGCATTGCTGGATCGGATGTATCCAAACAGGCTGCTGACATGATCTTGCTGGATGACAACTTTGCTTCAATTGTCACCGGAGTAGAAGAAG GTCGTTTGATCTTTGACAACTTGAAGAAGTCCATTGCCTACACTCTGACTAGTAAGATTCCTGAGATGTCACCCTTCCTCATGTTTGTCCTTGTGGGTATTCCTCTACCCTTGGGCACCGTCACCATTCTCTGTATTGATCTCGGCACTGACATG GTTCCTGCTATTTCATTGGCCTATGAAACTGCTGAAAGTGACATCATGAAGAGACAACCCAGAGATGCTAAAACAGACCACCTGGTGAATGAGAGGCTAATCAGTATGAGTTATGGTCAAATCG gTATGATGCAAGCAGTTGGAGGGTTCTTTACCTACTTTGTAATTCTTGCTGAGAATGGATTCTTGCCCAGGGATCTGGTAGGAATTCGTATGGGTTGGGAAGATAGGTATGTCAATGACCTGGAAGATAGCTATGGTCAGCAATGG ACCTATGAGCGCAGAAAGATTGTGGAGTACACATGCCACACAGCATTCTTTACCAGTATTGTGATTGTCCAGTGGACTGACCTGCTCATCTGTAAGACCAGACGGCTCTCCATCGTACAGCAAGGAATGAA AAACCGAGTCCTCACCTTTGGACTGTTTGTGGAAACGGCTCTGGCAGCTTTCCTGTCCTACTGCCCAGGCATGGATGTTGCTGTCAGAATGTATCCTATGAA ACCATTGTGGTGGTTCTGCGCCTTCCCATACTCACTGCTCATCTTCATCTATGATGAAATTAGAAAATACATCATTAGGCGAAATCCAGGAG GCTGGGTGGAACAAGAAACATACTATTGA